The proteins below come from a single Polynucleobacter sp. MWH-UH23A genomic window:
- a CDS encoding energy transducer TonB: MSPFWQKVDERLPFTKSERIIIGIVLLLHALPALEFLHWSSKPTRVDDERVMANLVSPDTASSKSQQPPAPPPKPKEEPKKKTVEDKTSPKIPTPQTQNTPTQKSESSAQSQTQNAAVAPATSGGASGTPIQTDIGKLIVVFQPDADAYYPSFSKRSGEQGTVVVRLIISETGEVEDVAILQSSTFPRLDRAATDIGRRYRFKPFLVNGSPQRISTNLLIKFNLKN, translated from the coding sequence ATGAGTCCATTTTGGCAAAAGGTTGATGAACGTCTACCGTTTACAAAAAGCGAACGCATTATTATTGGTATTGTGCTGTTGCTGCATGCATTACCAGCTTTAGAATTTTTACACTGGTCTTCTAAACCTACCCGTGTAGATGACGAACGCGTCATGGCGAACCTTGTGAGTCCCGATACTGCCTCAAGCAAAAGTCAGCAACCCCCTGCGCCACCGCCAAAACCTAAAGAAGAGCCAAAAAAGAAAACTGTAGAGGACAAGACTTCTCCAAAAATACCTACACCCCAAACGCAAAATACCCCTACACAAAAGAGTGAATCATCTGCTCAAAGTCAGACACAAAATGCCGCTGTAGCACCAGCAACTTCAGGCGGAGCAAGTGGCACCCCTATACAAACAGACATTGGTAAACTGATTGTCGTGTTCCAGCCTGATGCTGATGCGTATTACCCTTCGTTCTCCAAGAGATCTGGAGAGCAAGGAACGGTAGTGGTGCGTTTAATTATTTCTGAAACGGGTGAAGTTGAAGATGTTGCCATATTGCAATCAAGCACCTTTCCTAGACTTGATCGCGCTGCTACCGATATCGGCCGACGTTACCGCTTTAAACCTTTTTTAGTCAATGGCTCACCCCAACGAATTTCAACGAATCTTTTAATTAAATTTAACCTCAAGAATTAA
- the murI gene encoding glutamate racemase, producing MSLIGVFDSGVGGLSILDEALRQLPQHDYIYLADSANAPYGEKSPDWIAQRSLSLCKHLAGAGCDAIVVACNTATAQAIKDIRAAIPIPIVGVEPGIKPAAMQSANGIVGVLATEATLKSDKFNALLSTLPVDCQFIKQAGAGLVPLIEAGKANDGETLELLAKHLEPIQLAGSDTIVLGCTHYPFLRKAIRKLLGDKITLIDTSEAVVKQLKRQLEGLALNPAADFPNADTARYGAVHFFSSKDEHALLKMAQDLMHSDLKNHRVSTAQLGSVS from the coding sequence TTGTCGTTAATAGGCGTTTTTGATTCTGGCGTTGGTGGCTTATCCATTTTGGATGAGGCGCTACGCCAGCTTCCACAACACGACTATATCTATTTAGCTGATTCAGCAAACGCACCTTATGGTGAAAAATCTCCCGATTGGATTGCGCAGCGCAGCTTAAGCCTTTGCAAGCATCTCGCTGGGGCAGGTTGTGATGCCATTGTGGTTGCTTGCAACACTGCAACTGCACAAGCAATTAAGGATATTCGCGCAGCAATCCCAATCCCCATTGTGGGGGTTGAACCAGGTATTAAGCCTGCTGCCATGCAATCGGCAAACGGCATCGTTGGCGTCCTAGCAACTGAAGCCACTTTGAAGAGTGATAAGTTCAACGCCCTACTTTCTACGCTACCTGTTGATTGTCAATTTATTAAACAAGCTGGCGCAGGTTTAGTTCCATTGATTGAAGCAGGTAAAGCGAATGATGGAGAAACCTTAGAACTTCTGGCAAAGCATTTAGAACCTATTCAGCTTGCAGGTTCGGACACCATTGTGTTAGGCTGCACCCACTATCCATTTTTAAGAAAAGCAATTCGTAAATTACTGGGTGACAAGATTACCCTCATTGATACCAGTGAAGCGGTAGTAAAACAATTGAAGCGACAATTAGAGGGGCTTGCACTTAATCCAGCAGCAGATTTTCCTAACGCCGATACAGCGCGATATGGTGCGGTACATTTTTTTAGCAGCAAAGATGAGCATGCACTTTTGAAGATGGCGCAAGATTTAATGCACTCCGATCTAAAGAACCACCGCGTTAGTACAGCGCAGCTGGGATCTGTGTCATGA
- a CDS encoding fumarate hydratase has protein sequence MTQIKQNDLIQSVADAFQFISYYHPKDFIDAMGKAYSLEKGEAAKDAIAQILTNSRMCAEGHRPLCQDTGIAVVFLKIGMNVQWADATMSVTEMVNEGVRRAYLNPENTLRASVLTDPAGKRKNSGDNTPAVVHYEIVPGDDVEVICAAKGGGSENKAKMVMLNPSDSIVDWVLKTVPTMGAGWCPPGILGIGIGGTPEKAMLMAKEALMGPVDIQELIERGPKNRIEELRLELYDKVNKLGIGAQGLGGLATVLDIKILDYPTHAASLPVAMIPNCAATRHVHFHLHGDGPAKLQAPSLSDWPDVTWTPDVQKSKRVNLDTLTAEEVASWKPGETLLLNGKILTGRDAAHKRIQDMLAKGEELPVSFKNRVIYYVGPVDPVRDEVVGPAGPTTSTRMDKFTEMMLAKTGLLSMIGKAERGPVAIEAIKKHKSAYLMAVGGAAYLVSKAIQASKVVGFADLGMEAIYEFEVKDMPVTVAVNSEGISMHETGPKEWQAKIGGIPVKIA, from the coding sequence ATGACTCAGATTAAACAAAACGACCTCATTCAAAGCGTTGCGGACGCATTTCAGTTCATTTCCTACTACCACCCCAAGGACTTTATTGATGCCATGGGTAAGGCTTATTCCTTAGAAAAAGGTGAGGCAGCCAAGGACGCGATTGCCCAAATTTTGACCAATAGTCGTATGTGCGCTGAAGGCCATCGCCCACTTTGCCAAGACACTGGTATTGCCGTGGTCTTTTTGAAAATTGGTATGAATGTTCAATGGGCAGATGCCACGATGAGCGTTACTGAGATGGTGAATGAAGGTGTTCGTCGCGCTTACCTTAATCCTGAGAATACTTTACGTGCCTCCGTATTAACCGACCCAGCAGGTAAACGCAAGAACTCCGGCGATAACACCCCTGCCGTGGTTCATTATGAAATTGTTCCGGGCGATGATGTTGAAGTCATTTGCGCCGCAAAAGGTGGCGGCTCTGAAAACAAAGCCAAGATGGTGATGCTTAACCCATCTGACTCCATTGTGGATTGGGTACTTAAAACTGTCCCAACCATGGGTGCTGGCTGGTGCCCGCCTGGCATTCTGGGTATTGGTATTGGTGGCACTCCAGAAAAAGCCATGCTCATGGCTAAAGAAGCTTTGATGGGTCCAGTCGATATTCAAGAATTGATTGAGCGTGGCCCTAAGAACCGCATTGAAGAATTGCGTTTAGAACTCTACGATAAGGTCAACAAACTCGGTATTGGCGCCCAAGGCTTGGGTGGCTTGGCCACCGTCTTGGATATCAAGATTTTGGACTACCCAACTCACGCCGCTTCATTACCAGTTGCCATGATTCCAAACTGCGCGGCGACCCGTCACGTGCATTTCCATTTGCACGGCGATGGCCCTGCAAAACTTCAGGCGCCCTCCCTATCCGACTGGCCTGATGTGACGTGGACACCAGACGTTCAAAAATCAAAGCGTGTGAATTTAGATACCTTGACTGCGGAAGAAGTAGCGAGTTGGAAACCAGGCGAAACATTACTGCTGAATGGCAAAATTTTAACTGGTCGCGATGCAGCACACAAACGCATTCAGGATATGCTTGCTAAAGGCGAAGAATTACCAGTGAGCTTCAAAAACCGAGTCATCTATTACGTTGGCCCAGTAGATCCTGTTCGCGATGAGGTTGTTGGTCCAGCTGGTCCCACTACTTCCACCCGTATGGATAAGTTCACTGAAATGATGCTAGCCAAAACTGGCTTGCTTTCCATGATTGGTAAAGCAGAACGTGGTCCCGTCGCAATCGAAGCCATTAAGAAACATAAGTCTGCATACCTCATGGCAGTAGGCGGTGCCGCTTACCTCGTTTCTAAAGCAATCCAGGCTTCTAAAGTAGTTGGCTTTGCTGATTTAGGCATGGAAGCCATCTATGAATTTGAAGTCAAAGATATGCCAGTGACCGTTGCCGTGAATTCGGAAGGCATCTCAATGCATGAGACTGGTCCAAAAGAATGGCAAGCAAAGATTGGCGGTATTCCCGTCAAGATTGCTTAA
- the acs gene encoding acetate--CoA ligase produces the protein MEPLKQENRVFNPPADFVKGAAIPGMDAYKKLCAEAEKDYDGFWGRLAKENIYWKKPFTKVLDESKAPFYKWFEDGTTNASYNCLDRQVEAGLGDKTAIIFEADDGTVTKVSYKEMLERVCKMANALRKMGIKSGDTVIIYMAMTIEGIVAMQACARIGAIHSVVFGGFSAQALRDRIIDVGAVAVITADGQYRGGKSLPLKAICDEALSTGECGKVKHVIVSKRTGTAIDMKAGRDVWMQDIVANESTTCEPEWVSAEHPLFILYTSGSTGKPKGVQHSTGGYLLWAILTMKWTFDIKPNDVFWCTADIGWVTGHSYITYGPLAVGATEIVFEGVPTYPNAGRFWEMIQKHKATIFYTAPTAIRSLIKASSNDQAVHPKSYDLSSLRLLGSVGEPINPEAWMWYYENVGGSRCPIADTFWQTETGGHMISPLPGATPMIPGSCTLPLPGIQAAIVDEAGHDVPNGNGGILVVKRPWPSMIRTIWNDPDRFVKSYFPEELGGNLYLAGDGAIRNKETGYFTITGRIDDVLNVSGHRMGTMEIESCLVANPLVAEAAVVGRPDDLTGEAICVFVVLKGGRPTGEDAKKVATELRNWVGKEIGPIAKPKDVRFGDNLPKTRSGKIMRRLLRVIAKGEEVTQDTSTLENPAILEQLKESL, from the coding sequence ATGGAACCATTAAAGCAAGAAAACCGCGTTTTTAACCCACCTGCAGACTTTGTAAAGGGTGCGGCTATTCCAGGCATGGATGCCTACAAAAAGCTTTGCGCTGAAGCTGAAAAAGATTATGACGGTTTCTGGGGTCGCCTCGCTAAAGAGAATATCTACTGGAAAAAGCCATTTACCAAGGTCTTGGATGAGTCCAAAGCGCCTTTTTATAAATGGTTTGAAGATGGCACAACCAATGCTTCTTATAACTGCTTAGATCGCCAAGTTGAAGCTGGTCTAGGTGATAAGACCGCTATTATTTTTGAAGCTGATGATGGCACTGTTACTAAAGTTAGCTACAAAGAGATGCTTGAGCGTGTTTGCAAAATGGCAAACGCACTGCGCAAGATGGGCATCAAGTCTGGCGACACTGTCATAATTTATATGGCGATGACTATTGAAGGTATTGTGGCAATGCAAGCATGTGCTCGTATCGGCGCAATTCACTCCGTAGTGTTTGGCGGTTTCTCTGCGCAAGCATTGCGTGATCGCATTATTGACGTTGGCGCTGTTGCTGTGATTACTGCTGATGGTCAGTATCGTGGTGGCAAGTCATTACCGTTAAAAGCCATCTGCGACGAAGCACTCTCAACAGGCGAGTGTGGCAAGGTTAAGCATGTGATCGTGAGCAAGCGCACAGGTACTGCGATTGATATGAAGGCGGGCCGTGACGTTTGGATGCAAGACATTGTGGCCAATGAGTCAACAACTTGTGAGCCAGAGTGGGTCAGTGCTGAGCATCCACTCTTTATTCTCTACACATCTGGTTCTACTGGTAAGCCAAAGGGTGTGCAGCACTCAACTGGTGGTTACCTCTTGTGGGCAATTCTCACAATGAAGTGGACCTTCGATATCAAGCCAAACGATGTCTTCTGGTGTACAGCTGATATTGGTTGGGTAACAGGTCACTCATACATCACATACGGTCCACTCGCAGTAGGCGCCACTGAGATTGTGTTTGAAGGTGTGCCTACTTATCCAAATGCTGGTCGTTTCTGGGAAATGATCCAAAAACACAAAGCAACGATTTTCTACACAGCACCCACTGCAATTCGTTCATTGATCAAAGCATCAAGTAATGATCAAGCAGTGCATCCAAAGAGCTATGACTTATCTTCTTTGCGTCTATTGGGTTCAGTTGGCGAGCCAATTAATCCAGAGGCATGGATGTGGTATTACGAGAATGTGGGTGGCTCACGTTGCCCAATCGCTGATACCTTCTGGCAAACCGAAACCGGTGGCCATATGATTTCTCCATTGCCAGGCGCAACACCAATGATTCCAGGTTCATGCACATTGCCGTTACCAGGTATTCAGGCGGCAATTGTGGACGAAGCTGGTCATGACGTTCCAAACGGAAACGGCGGTATCTTAGTTGTGAAGCGTCCATGGCCTTCCATGATCCGTACCATTTGGAATGACCCGGATCGTTTCGTGAAGTCTTACTTCCCAGAAGAGTTAGGTGGCAATCTCTATCTCGCGGGTGACGGTGCTATTCGTAACAAAGAAACTGGCTACTTCACCATTACTGGTCGTATCGATGACGTTCTGAACGTATCGGGCCACCGTATGGGCACAATGGAAATTGAATCATGCTTAGTTGCTAATCCATTAGTTGCCGAAGCTGCAGTAGTAGGTCGCCCAGACGATCTGACTGGTGAAGCGATTTGTGTATTCGTGGTTCTCAAGGGCGGTCGTCCAACTGGTGAAGATGCTAAGAAGGTTGCCACTGAGCTGCGTAACTGGGTTGGTAAAGAGATTGGTCCGATTGCCAAACCAAAAGATGTTCGCTTTGGTGATAACTTGCCTAAAACCCGTTCAGGCAAGATCATGCGTCGTCTCTTGCGTGTGATTGCGAAGGGCGAGGAAGTGACTCAAGACACATCCACTTTAGAAAACCCAGCAATCTTGGAGCAACTTAAAGAGTCTCTCTAA
- a CDS encoding amidohydrolase family protein, giving the protein MKRLMQRALLSFGLIASLHMANAATNQAGQSADTIFYGGPILTVNAKNEEVQSLAIQDGKIVAVGKKDTVVKKWQGANTKVIDLQGKTLMPGFVEPHIHIVMTAMTEVLWLNLSNFTPQYDTLDSLSQKLKARLKTLPKGQWLGAFGVDPSRTQPFMAELTADVLDKVSTEVPIAVMNQSGHILYVNHKALELAGITDKTPNPGDGGIYMRDAQGRLTGVVVEAPAILSILKHVPPPSEAELAAAMQKTAKMIASKGVTTSAEITLGLMLGLDNESKLFNAMTHSGDFPIRVRAYLYGPLLANGTNGIKPNDGDDRLRYVGVKFVSDGSTQGITAALNEPYIYPKGTTFRGNLDYSDDQIYKMTKPIFDQGWQIATHANGDRTIEQTLNTYAKLLANSPDPKARRLRIEHFTINTPEQVKRAVKLGVIPGFTIGHVDYWGEAFHDKIVGPERADRIDPSGSFKREGGRFAYHSDSPVSNVGPLNYISEGAGRLWQKEPRKVLGPNERVSVDDAIRAVTINAAYEMFFDDKVGSLEVGKQADLVVLSANPKKTPVDQIRNIQVKETWIDGKKQSW; this is encoded by the coding sequence ATGAAACGTTTAATGCAAAGAGCTTTACTCTCATTTGGCCTCATCGCTAGCTTGCATATGGCTAACGCAGCCACAAATCAAGCTGGACAGTCTGCCGACACCATTTTTTATGGCGGACCTATTCTGACGGTGAATGCAAAAAACGAGGAGGTGCAATCGCTTGCTATCCAAGATGGAAAGATTGTTGCGGTTGGTAAGAAAGATACTGTCGTAAAAAAATGGCAGGGTGCCAACACTAAGGTAATTGATCTTCAAGGCAAAACATTGATGCCGGGCTTTGTAGAGCCACATATTCACATTGTGATGACGGCGATGACAGAAGTCCTCTGGCTCAATTTATCTAATTTCACGCCTCAGTACGACACCTTGGATTCGCTTAGTCAAAAGCTTAAAGCAAGGTTAAAGACGCTACCAAAAGGCCAGTGGTTGGGTGCATTTGGTGTAGATCCATCTCGTACACAACCCTTTATGGCTGAGTTAACTGCAGACGTTTTAGATAAAGTATCGACAGAGGTGCCTATTGCGGTCATGAATCAATCAGGTCATATTTTGTATGTGAACCATAAGGCGCTTGAGCTTGCGGGCATTACGGATAAAACGCCCAATCCTGGAGACGGTGGCATTTATATGAGGGATGCTCAGGGACGCTTAACAGGTGTCGTAGTCGAGGCGCCAGCTATTTTGTCCATTCTTAAGCATGTGCCACCTCCATCTGAAGCCGAATTAGCGGCAGCCATGCAAAAAACCGCCAAGATGATTGCTTCCAAGGGCGTGACCACTTCGGCTGAAATCACTCTGGGTTTAATGCTGGGTTTAGATAATGAATCAAAATTATTTAATGCTATGACACATAGTGGCGATTTCCCGATTCGCGTTAGAGCCTATCTATATGGGCCATTATTAGCAAACGGTACAAATGGCATCAAGCCAAATGATGGTGACGATAGATTGCGTTACGTGGGTGTGAAGTTTGTTTCAGATGGATCCACCCAAGGCATTACTGCGGCTTTGAATGAGCCCTATATTTACCCTAAGGGCACAACATTTCGTGGCAACTTAGATTACTCTGATGATCAAATATACAAGATGACTAAGCCTATTTTTGATCAAGGCTGGCAGATTGCGACGCATGCCAATGGTGATCGTACTATTGAACAAACCCTCAACACCTATGCCAAGTTATTAGCTAATTCACCTGATCCAAAGGCGCGTCGTTTGCGTATCGAGCATTTCACAATCAATACTCCTGAGCAGGTGAAGCGTGCAGTGAAGTTAGGCGTGATTCCTGGCTTTACGATTGGGCATGTAGATTATTGGGGAGAGGCATTTCATGACAAGATTGTGGGCCCAGAGCGTGCAGATCGCATTGATCCATCCGGCTCATTTAAAAGAGAGGGCGGACGCTTTGCTTACCATAGCGACTCCCCAGTTTCCAATGTAGGACCATTAAATTACATTTCCGAAGGTGCTGGTCGTCTGTGGCAAAAAGAACCGCGCAAAGTTTTGGGCCCCAATGAACGAGTGTCAGTTGATGATGCTATTCGTGCGGTAACTATCAACGCCGCTTATGAAATGTTTTTTGACGATAAGGTCGGTAGTCTTGAAGTAGGTAAACAAGCTGACTTAGTAGTCTTATCAGCAAATCCTAAAAAGACTCCTGTTGATCAGATCCGCAATATTCAGGTTAAGGAAACTTGGATTGATGGTAAAAAGCAGTCTTGGTAA
- a CDS encoding YciI family protein, producing the protein MIFAILLMDRPGTADLRLKVRPEHRAYLAQQAERMAFAGPLTSEDGQTVTGSLLVMDFPSRAAVDEWLSNEPFTKAGVYEKPVIHVFNNMWAQKVGFPPAA; encoded by the coding sequence ATGATTTTTGCAATTTTATTAATGGATAGACCTGGGACTGCGGACTTACGTCTGAAGGTTCGCCCCGAGCACCGCGCTTATTTAGCTCAACAAGCTGAGCGGATGGCATTTGCTGGCCCGCTTACTTCTGAAGATGGTCAAACAGTTACAGGAAGCCTTTTGGTAATGGATTTTCCAAGTCGGGCCGCAGTAGATGAGTGGTTAAGTAACGAGCCTTTTACCAAAGCAGGTGTCTACGAAAAACCCGTTATCCATGTATTTAACAATATGTGGGCGCAAAAGGTGGGGTTTCCGCCAGCGGCATAA
- a CDS encoding DUF6516 family protein — protein sequence MKIDGISTLLELHQQVIDQEDGYWVKIDTWQVVPTDAIPHGIRYSLTLHNPAGERILGYDNAHAFKSIRSYAGRKFPYDHKHRNSKDHGTRYVFKDAYQLLSDFFIDVDKALKVDKAK from the coding sequence ATGAAAATTGATGGCATCTCCACATTACTAGAATTGCATCAACAGGTGATTGATCAAGAGGATGGTTATTGGGTGAAGATAGACACTTGGCAAGTAGTGCCAACAGATGCTATTCCGCACGGAATTCGATATTCTTTAACGCTGCATAATCCTGCTGGTGAGCGTATTCTTGGCTATGACAATGCACATGCATTCAAGTCGATAAGATCATATGCAGGCAGGAAGTTCCCATATGATCATAAGCATCGTAATTCCAAAGATCACGGCACTAGATATGTGTTTAAGGATGCCTATCAGTTATTGAGTGATTTCTTTATTGATGTTGATAAAGCGCTAAAAGTGGATAAAGCAAAATGA
- a CDS encoding winged helix DNA-binding protein produces the protein MKVIKIGIASQADIRKRMLAIAKGDIKAKPSDPKIWFTSMRSLAQVLSDENRALLDVIRSSKPVSISELAEMTGRKQGNLSRTLKTMSNYGLVKIQKQDRSLKPIACGDRIEIFV, from the coding sequence ATGAAAGTCATCAAAATTGGTATTGCATCTCAGGCAGATATCCGTAAACGGATGTTGGCAATTGCAAAAGGGGATATAAAGGCAAAGCCCAGCGATCCAAAAATATGGTTCACTTCTATGCGATCGCTTGCTCAAGTTCTTAGTGATGAAAATCGCGCATTATTGGATGTGATTCGATCATCCAAGCCAGTCTCTATTTCTGAGTTGGCTGAGATGACCGGTCGTAAACAGGGAAACCTATCAAGGACCCTCAAAACGATGTCGAATTATGGTCTTGTAAAAATACAAAAACAAGACAGATCACTTAAGCCAATTGCATGCGGTGACCGTATCGAAATATTTGTTTAA
- a CDS encoding DUF1080 domain-containing protein produces the protein MKTILKFAALFCLCMQMCISNLATAQNQDGFVDLIDGVSLSGWNIVGNANWVIGNGIIEGNKPMGFLVSTKSYKNFIIKAEFWAESETNSGIFIRCQDPNKITAANGYEVNIWDTRPEQAYATGAIVDVAKVNPIHKAGGRWNTMEIVATGSHFKVSLNGVVTVGDGQDSRFAEGPIALQSAGGVVKFRKLQIKPI, from the coding sequence ATGAAAACCATTCTTAAGTTCGCAGCACTGTTTTGCCTCTGTATGCAGATGTGCATAAGCAATCTCGCCACCGCTCAAAATCAAGATGGTTTTGTCGACCTCATCGATGGCGTTAGCCTCAGCGGATGGAATATTGTGGGTAATGCCAACTGGGTTATCGGCAATGGAATCATTGAAGGCAATAAGCCGATGGGTTTTTTAGTTAGTACAAAATCCTATAAAAACTTCATTATCAAAGCCGAGTTTTGGGCAGAATCTGAAACTAATAGCGGCATCTTTATTCGCTGCCAAGATCCCAATAAAATTACTGCTGCCAATGGATATGAGGTCAATATTTGGGATACACGTCCTGAGCAAGCCTATGCAACCGGGGCTATTGTGGATGTTGCCAAGGTTAATCCTATCCACAAAGCAGGCGGTCGTTGGAATACTATGGAAATCGTAGCCACTGGATCTCACTTTAAAGTGAGTCTAAATGGTGTGGTGACCGTAGGTGATGGACAGGATAGCCGCTTTGCCGAAGGTCCAATTGCACTTCAGTCCGCAGGTGGCGTTGTGAAATTTAGAAAACTTCAAATTAAGCCAATTTAG
- a CDS encoding DUF748 domain-containing protein, which translates to MILFWVACHAFVPGLLKKTVLEYGQKIGYEITYQDLSLSPLRLRMTVDGFRLAKKDGDQLLELKKLTIDFKWTKLMLGEVGLDAVLLDEPRLLIEKKASTKDGTSRTWNWQELFLAIEKSFPPKDEVTENAKQNAPLKISVEEFEVSGASLRLVDASTQLRGELKPFSIKLFDVANYNQKGVVSGVRGQYDFNLGSLQLAIPGMNKTIAFDHVAIAGSLSNPSLNILAAQLDLSLDGGKILSHWDLNTASKIFEGKVKLQNLKAAPWIAMLSANKELVAKSGEINADLSIKLSNESNSITGNAQLNKVSVLEKGEKSPLIDWDLADIRHFEFKTIGAGTKQSSALTIDEVLLERPILRFEINAQGLSNFRRLFSRAAEGDSAGSLAKEDAPKNSKGTFGLDIRSVNLKSGEVFFTDMAMKPNFHVDVQKFSASFVGVSNTPGRFAAVAMAGVVANTGSMRAKGQTSFDDPRRNHDIFMSFRNLPLTTFNPAVMTYAGYQITGGKLNLNLNYRAKDGQLNGSNQIIIKNIQLGDEVESFQGKKLPLGLAIALLEDSDDTIDVTVKIAGDVDSPEFSVSGLVWQAIGNVLTNVTTAPFRALASILGMNSDEGVNAVPGEAVFLPDDQERLEKFGQFLIKRPNAIMEIIGTYDPVQDKQAMARARADTAILKDAGFKLQSGEPVPFPSLSDPRIQSGLKAAYAQYIGRIKLGQRLLSLPEGEARNEQLHNELIAGIEVTEVELKALAKHRAQLAFEMMSKENPNLKERISVGDVKTVEGGKNGIPLDMQLRIK; encoded by the coding sequence GTGATTCTATTTTGGGTGGCATGTCATGCATTTGTACCTGGTCTATTAAAAAAGACAGTATTGGAATATGGTCAAAAAATTGGCTATGAAATCACCTATCAAGATTTGAGTTTGTCTCCTTTGCGTTTACGCATGACCGTAGATGGTTTTCGCCTAGCAAAAAAGGATGGGGATCAGTTACTAGAACTAAAAAAACTAACTATTGACTTCAAGTGGACAAAGCTTATGCTGGGGGAGGTGGGCTTAGATGCGGTTTTGCTAGATGAGCCAAGATTATTGATTGAGAAAAAGGCAAGTACAAAAGATGGGACTTCTAGGACTTGGAACTGGCAAGAACTATTCCTTGCCATTGAGAAAAGCTTTCCGCCCAAAGATGAGGTCACAGAAAATGCAAAACAAAATGCGCCACTAAAGATCTCAGTGGAAGAGTTTGAAGTAAGCGGTGCATCGCTTCGTTTGGTGGATGCTTCAACTCAATTGAGGGGGGAGTTAAAACCCTTTTCAATTAAATTATTTGATGTAGCTAATTACAACCAAAAGGGTGTTGTCTCCGGGGTTCGTGGTCAATATGACTTTAATCTAGGCTCTTTGCAATTAGCCATCCCTGGTATGAATAAAACGATCGCGTTTGATCATGTTGCAATAGCGGGTAGCTTGAGTAATCCCAGCCTCAATATTTTGGCGGCGCAATTGGATCTGAGTTTAGATGGAGGGAAAATCTTATCCCACTGGGATTTAAATACTGCATCTAAGATATTTGAAGGTAAGGTCAAACTGCAAAACCTTAAAGCTGCACCTTGGATTGCAATGTTGTCAGCTAATAAAGAGTTGGTGGCCAAAAGCGGCGAAATTAATGCGGATTTGTCTATCAAGTTGAGCAATGAATCAAATAGCATTACTGGAAACGCTCAGCTCAATAAAGTCTCTGTGCTTGAGAAGGGTGAAAAATCACCTTTAATTGATTGGGACCTGGCGGATATTCGCCATTTTGAATTCAAAACTATTGGCGCAGGGACAAAGCAGTCAAGCGCCTTAACGATTGATGAAGTCTTGTTAGAGCGCCCAATACTTCGTTTTGAAATTAACGCACAGGGGCTGTCTAATTTTCGCCGTCTATTTTCTAGAGCTGCCGAAGGTGATTCGGCTGGTAGTCTAGCCAAGGAGGATGCACCAAAGAATTCAAAAGGTACATTTGGATTAGATATTCGATCTGTCAATCTGAAGTCTGGCGAAGTATTTTTCACAGACATGGCAATGAAGCCAAATTTTCATGTTGATGTACAGAAATTTAGTGCGAGCTTTGTTGGTGTTAGCAATACACCTGGGCGATTTGCTGCTGTCGCGATGGCAGGAGTGGTGGCGAACACGGGGAGTATGCGTGCTAAAGGTCAAACTTCTTTTGACGACCCGCGACGTAATCATGACATCTTCATGAGCTTTAGGAACTTGCCGCTCACGACATTCAATCCTGCGGTAATGACCTATGCTGGATATCAAATTACGGGCGGCAAACTTAACCTGAATCTGAATTACCGTGCAAAAGATGGTCAACTAAATGGTAGCAATCAAATCATTATTAAGAATATTCAGCTAGGCGATGAGGTGGAGAGCTTTCAGGGAAAAAAATTGCCGCTAGGCCTAGCCATTGCGCTTTTGGAAGATTCTGATGACACCATTGATGTAACTGTGAAAATTGCTGGAGATGTAGATTCACCAGAATTTAGCGTTAGTGGCCTAGTGTGGCAGGCGATTGGTAATGTACTCACTAATGTGACTACTGCACCCTTTAGGGCGTTGGCCTCTATTCTGGGTATGAACTCTGATGAGGGCGTTAATGCCGTGCCTGGCGAAGCTGTATTTTTGCCAGATGATCAAGAGCGCTTGGAAAAATTTGGTCAGTTCCTTATCAAGAGACCAAATGCCATTATGGAAATTATTGGTACCTATGATCCAGTGCAAGATAAGCAGGCGATGGCAAGAGCAAGAGCAGATACTGCGATTTTGAAAGATGCTGGATTTAAGTTGCAATCAGGTGAACCGGTGCCATTCCCTAGCCTGTCTGATCCACGAATTCAGTCGGGCTTAAAGGCGGCATATGCCCAATATATTGGTCGCATCAAACTGGGGCAACGCTTGCTGTCGCTTCCTGAAGGCGAGGCTCGTAATGAGCAATTGCACAATGAACTGATTGCGGGCATCGAAGTCACAGAGGTAGAGTTAAAAGCCCTTGCCAAGCATCGCGCTCAACTCGCTTTTGAAATGATGTCTAAAGAGAATCCGAATCTAAAAGAGCGTATTAGTGTTGGCGATGTGAAGACTGTAGAGGGTGGTAAGAACGGGATTCCGCTCGATATGCAACTCAGAATCAAGTAG